From the genome of Rathayibacter sp. VKM Ac-2759, one region includes:
- a CDS encoding PfkB family carbohydrate kinase — MRIAVVGDVMLDVDLAGPAERLSPDAPVPVVDVSARSARAGGAGLVARMLVRDGHDVTLVTALADAADPDVAELRAELDGVRLVAGASGAPTPVKTRVAASGQAVVRFDRGCERPPVPAVTEEMLAALADADAVVVADYGRRLTEDPSLRAALDALTVPLVWDPHPRGSSPVAGTTLATPNLAEATAFSGASGRGVTLAESAATTLLERWGCGAVAVTMGSHGALVRSRGAGVPVAVPAAAVPPTDPCGAGDRFAASAAVALAGGASPSEAVGAAVAAAGAYLLAGGVASLGAPSDTAPLHGGGVDALRVAEAVRGAGGTVVATGGCFDLLHAGHARTLSAARALGDCLIVCLNSDDSVRRLKGELRPIIPQDDRVDLLLALGCVDAVIVFGEDTPDEALRRIRPDVWVKGGDYSAESLPETKTVAEWGGRVLTVPYHPGRSTTRLAAALARVG; from the coding sequence CTGCGCATCGCCGTGGTCGGCGACGTGATGCTCGACGTCGACCTCGCCGGGCCCGCCGAGCGACTGAGCCCCGACGCCCCGGTCCCCGTCGTCGACGTCTCGGCCCGCAGCGCCCGCGCGGGCGGGGCCGGGCTCGTCGCCCGCATGCTCGTGCGCGACGGGCACGACGTCACCCTCGTCACCGCGCTCGCCGACGCCGCCGACCCCGATGTCGCCGAACTGCGCGCCGAGCTCGACGGCGTCCGCCTGGTGGCGGGAGCCTCCGGTGCGCCCACCCCGGTGAAGACGCGGGTCGCCGCCTCCGGTCAGGCCGTCGTGCGGTTCGACCGCGGCTGCGAGCGCCCGCCGGTGCCCGCGGTGACGGAGGAGATGCTCGCGGCCCTCGCCGACGCCGACGCGGTCGTGGTCGCCGACTACGGCCGCCGCCTCACCGAGGACCCGTCGCTGCGCGCCGCGCTCGACGCGCTGACCGTGCCCCTGGTCTGGGATCCGCACCCGCGCGGCTCCTCGCCCGTCGCGGGCACCACTCTGGCGACCCCGAACCTCGCGGAGGCGACCGCCTTCTCCGGCGCGTCCGGCCGCGGGGTGACGCTGGCCGAGTCGGCCGCCACCACGCTCCTCGAGCGCTGGGGCTGCGGTGCGGTCGCCGTGACGATGGGCTCGCACGGCGCGCTCGTGCGCTCCCGGGGCGCCGGTGTACCGGTGGCGGTGCCCGCCGCCGCGGTGCCTCCCACCGACCCGTGCGGGGCGGGCGACCGGTTCGCCGCCTCCGCCGCCGTCGCGCTCGCGGGCGGGGCGAGCCCCTCGGAGGCGGTCGGCGCGGCCGTCGCCGCTGCCGGCGCCTACCTGCTCGCCGGCGGAGTCGCCTCCCTCGGCGCCCCCTCCGACACGGCTCCCCTGCACGGAGGCGGCGTCGACGCCCTGCGCGTCGCCGAGGCCGTGCGCGGCGCCGGCGGCACGGTCGTCGCGACCGGAGGCTGCTTCGACCTGCTGCACGCCGGTCACGCCCGCACGCTCTCGGCTGCCCGAGCGCTCGGCGACTGCCTGATCGTCTGCCTCAACTCCGACGACTCCGTGCGGCGCCTCAAGGGCGAGCTGCGGCCGATCATCCCCCAGGACGACCGGGTCGACCTCCTGCTCGCGCTGGGCTGCGTCGACGCCGTGATCGTCTTCGGCGAGGACACGCCCGACGAGGCGCTGCGCCGCATCCGCCCCGACGTCTGGGTGAAGGGCGGCGACTACTCCGCCGAGTCCCTCCCCGAGACGAAGACGGTCGCCGAATGGGGCGGCCGCGTCCTCACCGTGCCCTACCACCCGGGCCGCTCGACCACCCGTCTCGCCGCCGCGCTCGCGCGCGTCGGCTGA
- a CDS encoding SIS domain-containing protein: MTIDTVLDTPTSAARRLVDDHVARALEVVAQLEQHAEQIATWGVDLADRLHSGARLLAAGNGGSAAEAQHLTAELVGRFDGDRIPFSAISLHSETSSLTAIGNDYGFDHVFSRQVTAHARSGDVVVLLSTSGRSANLLHAAEAARAAGARTWALTGDGPNPLTEACDESIALTGHGANVQEAQLVLVHALCRAFEQRIRARTEAAA, translated from the coding sequence ATGACCATCGACACCGTCCTGGACACCCCGACGAGCGCCGCCCGGCGTCTCGTCGACGACCACGTGGCCCGCGCCCTCGAGGTCGTCGCCCAGCTCGAGCAGCACGCCGAGCAGATCGCCACCTGGGGCGTCGACCTGGCCGACCGCCTCCACTCGGGCGCGCGCCTGCTCGCCGCGGGCAACGGCGGATCGGCGGCCGAGGCGCAGCACCTGACCGCCGAGCTGGTCGGCCGCTTCGACGGCGACCGGATCCCGTTCTCGGCGATCTCGCTGCACTCCGAGACCTCGAGCCTCACCGCGATCGGCAACGACTACGGCTTCGACCACGTCTTCTCCCGCCAGGTGACCGCCCACGCGCGGTCGGGCGACGTCGTCGTCCTTCTCTCCACGAGCGGCCGCAGCGCCAACCTGCTCCACGCCGCCGAAGCGGCGCGCGCCGCGGGCGCCCGCACCTGGGCGCTCACCGGAGACGGGCCGAACCCGCTGACCGAGGCTTGCGACGAGTCGATCGCGCTCACGGGCCACGGCGCCAACGTGCAGGAGGCGCAGCTCGTCCTCGTGCACGCGCTCTGCCGGGCGTTCGAGCAGCGCATCCGCGCGCGGACGGAGGCGGCCGCGTGA
- a CDS encoding glycosyltransferase: MTIAMVSEHASPLATLGGVDAGGQNVHVAALADALARRGHRVTVYTRRDDPSLPRRVPFTSGVEVVHIDAGPAAKVSKDELLPFMGDFAVDLAEEWLEERPDLVHSHFWMSGVAALDASERVERATGRRVPVLHTFHALGVVKRRQQGALDTSPEERAWLEPGVGQCADGIVATCSDEAFELKNLGVPTGRIAVVPCGVDIDRFSVDGPVAARTARTRLMSIGRLVPRKGMGHAIEALARLVDGGHDAELVIVGGSGSGDALTADPEYQRLHGVAESLGVADRVVFAGQLSQTEMPAMLRSADIVVCAPWYEPFGITPLEAMACGVPVVASSVGGLIDTVVEDVTGVHVPPRDPEALASALAALIDDPQRARSYGAAGRERVESRYSWDRVAADTERAYLSTLAGLGEESVLTGASGAPSSPTTRKAAPRR, translated from the coding sequence CGTGCACGTCGCCGCTCTGGCCGACGCGCTCGCCCGACGCGGTCACCGCGTCACCGTCTACACCCGCCGCGACGACCCGTCGCTCCCCCGCCGCGTACCCTTCACCTCCGGAGTCGAGGTCGTGCACATCGACGCGGGCCCCGCCGCCAAGGTCTCGAAGGACGAGCTGCTCCCCTTCATGGGCGACTTCGCGGTCGATCTGGCCGAGGAGTGGCTCGAGGAGCGACCCGACCTCGTGCACAGCCACTTCTGGATGTCGGGGGTCGCCGCACTCGACGCCTCCGAGCGGGTCGAGCGCGCCACCGGGCGCCGCGTCCCGGTGCTCCACACCTTCCACGCCCTCGGCGTCGTCAAGCGCCGCCAGCAGGGCGCCCTCGACACCAGCCCCGAGGAGCGCGCCTGGCTCGAGCCGGGGGTCGGTCAGTGCGCCGACGGGATCGTCGCGACCTGCTCCGACGAGGCCTTCGAGCTCAAGAACCTCGGCGTGCCGACCGGTCGCATCGCCGTCGTGCCGTGCGGCGTCGACATCGACCGGTTCTCGGTCGACGGACCTGTCGCGGCCCGCACCGCCCGCACGCGGCTGATGAGCATCGGGAGGCTCGTGCCTCGCAAGGGCATGGGTCACGCCATCGAGGCGCTCGCCCGCCTCGTCGACGGCGGCCACGACGCCGAGCTGGTGATCGTGGGCGGGTCCGGCTCGGGCGATGCGCTCACCGCCGACCCCGAGTACCAGCGCCTGCACGGCGTCGCCGAGAGCCTCGGAGTCGCCGACCGCGTCGTCTTCGCCGGGCAGCTGTCGCAGACCGAGATGCCGGCGATGCTCCGCTCGGCCGACATCGTGGTCTGCGCGCCCTGGTACGAGCCGTTCGGCATCACCCCGCTCGAGGCGATGGCGTGCGGCGTGCCCGTGGTCGCCTCCTCGGTCGGCGGCCTGATCGACACCGTCGTCGAGGACGTCACCGGCGTGCACGTGCCGCCGCGCGACCCGGAGGCGCTCGCCTCCGCGCTCGCGGCCCTGATCGACGACCCGCAGCGCGCCCGCTCCTACGGCGCCGCCGGGCGCGAGCGCGTCGAGTCGCGCTACTCGTGGGACCGCGTCGCCGCGGACACCGAGCGCGCCTACCTCTCGACCCTCGCCGGCCTCGGCGAGGAGTCGGTCCTCACCGGCGCCTCCGGCGCTCCCTCCTCACCCACCACCCGGAAGGCGGCACCGCGACGATGA